The Paracoccus sp. MC1862 genome includes a window with the following:
- a CDS encoding flagellar motor switch protein FliG: MLRAVPGLSPRQKAAVVVRVMLADGADLDLSRLPPELQALLAQEMAGMELVDRDTCDRVIAEFCGQLEAVGVTFPGSIDGTLDIIGAHLSADTNSRLRRIAALNGSADPWDRIAALPPAQLAELARTEAIEVAAVMFTRLPVARASEVFGLLDPALARQIAYAMSLTAGIEAPALRRIGLALMRAVDALPRPAIEGQPVEKVGAILNFAPALTRDTVLAGLDQDDADFAGRVRRTIFTWATIPRRIDPRDIPRVIREVDAATITKALAGATGENAATVEFLLSGLSTRLADSMREEMEGAGKVTARDAEEAMSAVVAAIRRMEQAGELFLIVEDDEGTGG; the protein is encoded by the coding sequence ATGCTGAGGGCAGTGCCGGGGTTGTCCCCCCGGCAGAAGGCGGCGGTGGTGGTCCGGGTGATGCTCGCGGACGGGGCGGATCTCGACCTGTCCCGACTGCCGCCCGAGTTGCAGGCGCTTCTGGCGCAGGAAATGGCGGGGATGGAGCTTGTCGACCGCGACACCTGCGACCGGGTGATCGCCGAGTTCTGCGGCCAGTTGGAAGCGGTGGGCGTGACCTTCCCCGGATCGATCGACGGGACGCTCGACATCATCGGCGCGCATCTGTCGGCCGACACCAACAGCCGGCTGCGGCGGATCGCGGCGCTGAACGGCTCGGCAGACCCTTGGGACCGCATCGCCGCGCTGCCCCCCGCGCAACTGGCGGAACTGGCGCGGACCGAGGCCATCGAAGTCGCGGCGGTGATGTTCACCCGCCTGCCCGTCGCCCGTGCGTCAGAGGTCTTCGGGCTGCTCGACCCCGCGCTTGCCCGCCAGATCGCCTATGCGATGTCGCTGACAGCCGGGATCGAGGCGCCTGCCCTGCGGCGCATCGGGCTGGCGCTGATGCGCGCCGTGGACGCCCTGCCCCGGCCCGCCATCGAAGGTCAACCGGTCGAAAAGGTCGGCGCGATCCTCAACTTCGCCCCGGCGCTGACGCGCGACACGGTGCTGGCGGGGCTGGATCAGGACGATGCCGATTTCGCCGGCCGCGTCCGCAGGACCATTTTCACCTGGGCCACCATCCCCCGCCGCATCGACCCCCGCGACATCCCCCGCGTCATTCGCGAGGTCGATGCCGCCACCATCACCAAGGCCCTTGCCGGCGCAACGGGCGAGAATGCCGCAACGGTGGAGTTCCTGTTGTCCGGCCTCAGCACCCGCCTGGCCGACAGCATGCGGGAAGAGATGGAAGGCGCAGGCAAGGTCACGGCCCGCGACGCTGAAGAGGCGATGAGTGCCGTTGTCGCCGCGATCCGGCGGATGGAACAGGCCGGAGAGCTGTTCCTGATCGTCGAGGACGACGAGGGCACCGGCGGATGA
- the purB gene encoding adenylosuccinate lyase has translation MIPRYSRPEMVAIWSPETKFRIWYEIEAHACDAQADLGVIPRENAEAVWKAKDVQFDVARIDEIEAVTKHDVIAFLTHLAEHIGADEARFVHQGMTSSDVLDTTLNVQLVRAADILLDDMDRVLAALKTRAFEHKDTVRIGRSHGIHAEPTTMGLTFARFYAEMARGRERLERAREEVATGAVSGAVGTFANIDPAVEEHVCRMMGLRPEPISTQVIPRDRHAMFFATLGVIASSIENIAIEFRHMQRTEVLEAEEYFSPGQKGSSAMPHKRNPVLTENLTGLARLVRMAVVPAMENVALWHERDISHSSVERAIGPDATVTLDFALNRLAGVIEKLVIYPENMLRNMNKFKGLVMSQRVLLALTQAGVSREDAYRLVQCNAMKVWEQGADFREELLADPEVTAALSPAEIEEKFDLGYHTKHVDTIFRRVFGAA, from the coding sequence ATGATCCCCCGCTATTCCCGCCCCGAGATGGTGGCCATCTGGTCGCCGGAAACCAAGTTCCGCATCTGGTACGAGATCGAGGCCCATGCCTGCGATGCCCAGGCCGACCTTGGAGTGATCCCGCGCGAGAACGCCGAGGCCGTGTGGAAGGCGAAAGACGTCCAGTTCGACGTCGCCCGCATCGACGAGATCGAGGCCGTCACCAAGCATGACGTCATCGCCTTCCTCACGCATCTGGCCGAGCATATCGGCGCGGATGAAGCCCGCTTCGTCCACCAGGGCATGACCTCGTCAGACGTGCTCGACACCACGCTGAACGTCCAGTTGGTGCGCGCCGCCGACATCCTGCTGGACGACATGGACCGGGTGCTCGCCGCGCTGAAGACCCGCGCCTTCGAGCACAAGGATACGGTGCGGATCGGCCGCAGCCACGGCATTCATGCCGAGCCCACGACGATGGGCCTGACCTTCGCCCGCTTCTACGCGGAAATGGCCCGCGGCCGCGAACGGCTGGAACGTGCCCGCGAGGAGGTCGCGACCGGCGCGGTCTCGGGCGCCGTCGGCACCTTCGCCAACATCGACCCGGCCGTCGAGGAACACGTCTGCCGCATGATGGGCCTGCGCCCCGAGCCGATCAGCACGCAGGTCATCCCCCGCGACCGCCACGCGATGTTCTTCGCCACGCTGGGCGTCATCGCGTCGTCCATCGAGAACATCGCCATCGAATTCCGCCACATGCAGCGCACCGAGGTGCTGGAGGCGGAGGAGTATTTTTCGCCCGGCCAGAAGGGCTCGTCCGCGATGCCCCACAAGCGCAACCCGGTTCTGACGGAAAACCTGACGGGCCTTGCGCGCCTCGTCCGCATGGCCGTGGTGCCGGCGATGGAGAACGTGGCGCTCTGGCACGAACGCGACATCAGCCATTCCTCGGTCGAACGCGCCATCGGGCCGGATGCCACGGTCACGCTGGACTTCGCCCTGAACCGTCTGGCGGGCGTGATCGAGAAGCTGGTGATCTACCCCGAGAACATGCTGAGGAATATGAACAAGTTCAAAGGGCTGGTCATGTCCCAGCGCGTGTTGCTGGCGCTGACGCAGGCCGGTGTCAGCCGCGAGGATGCTTACCGCTTGGTCCAGTGCAATGCCATGAAGGTCTGGGAACAGGGCGCCGACTTCCGCGAGGAACTGCTGGCCGATCCCGAAGTGACGGCGGCGCTCTCGCCTGCCGAGATCGAGGAAAAGTTCGACCTCGGCTATCACACCAAGCATGTGGACACGATCTTCCGCCGGGTCTTCGGCGCGGCGTGA
- a CDS encoding zinc-dependent alcohol dehydrogenase, whose protein sequence is MRAITFQGTGKVQVDNVDDPTIEDQGDVVLKVTSTAICGSDLHLYDGFIPEMRKGDILGHEFMGEIVAVGSGVTRFKQGDRVLVPFNIACGQCDFCRVDAFALCDNTNPDHEKVDALYGQSPGGMFGYSHLFGGYAGGQAEYVRVPHADVGLVAVPESLPDEKVLFLTDIFPTGYQAVEQVGTGPGDLVAIWGAGPVGQFAIRSAFMLGAERVFALDFEEGRLDMARKAGAETINLSKEDSYERLLDLTGGKLPNRCIDAVGLEAHGASVIGNIYDKAKAAMMLETDRPNALRDAIMCCRKGGAVSIPGVYAGVADKFPIGAAFGKGLMMRGGQTHTRAYMERLLKRVEAGEIDPSTIITHRGTLEDGPGFYENFRDKRSEYIKCVMTP, encoded by the coding sequence ATGCGCGCGATCACCTTTCAGGGCACCGGCAAGGTCCAGGTGGACAACGTCGACGACCCCACTATCGAGGATCAGGGCGATGTCGTCCTGAAGGTCACCAGCACCGCCATCTGCGGCTCGGACCTGCATCTTTACGACGGCTTCATCCCCGAGATGCGGAAAGGCGACATCCTCGGTCACGAGTTCATGGGCGAGATCGTCGCTGTCGGCTCGGGCGTGACCAGGTTCAAGCAGGGGGACCGGGTGCTGGTGCCCTTCAACATCGCCTGCGGGCAGTGCGACTTCTGCCGCGTCGATGCCTTTGCGCTGTGCGACAACACCAACCCCGACCACGAGAAGGTGGACGCGCTCTATGGCCAGTCTCCCGGCGGGATGTTCGGCTATTCGCATCTCTTCGGCGGTTATGCCGGTGGACAGGCGGAATACGTGCGCGTCCCCCATGCCGACGTGGGACTGGTCGCCGTTCCCGAAAGCCTGCCCGACGAAAAGGTGCTGTTCCTGACCGACATCTTCCCGACCGGCTATCAGGCGGTCGAGCAGGTCGGCACCGGCCCCGGCGATCTGGTCGCGATCTGGGGCGCGGGCCCCGTGGGGCAGTTCGCCATCCGCTCGGCCTTCATGCTGGGGGCCGAGCGGGTCTTCGCGCTGGATTTCGAGGAAGGGCGGCTCGACATGGCCCGCAAGGCGGGGGCCGAGACGATCAACCTGTCGAAAGAGGACAGCTACGAGCGGCTGCTGGACCTGACCGGGGGCAAGCTGCCCAACCGCTGCATCGACGCCGTGGGGCTGGAAGCGCATGGCGCATCCGTCATCGGCAACATCTACGACAAGGCCAAGGCAGCCATGATGCTGGAAACCGACCGGCCGAACGCACTGCGCGATGCGATCATGTGCTGCCGCAAGGGCGGCGCGGTGTCGATCCCCGGCGTCTATGCGGGCGTGGCCGACAAGTTCCCCATCGGCGCGGCCTTCGGCAAGGGGCTGATGATGCGCGGCGGCCAGACCCACACCCGCGCCTATATGGAGCGCCTGCTCAAGCGCGTCGAGGCGGGCGAGATCGACCCCAGCACCATCATAACCCACCGCGGCACGCTGGAGGACGGGCCGGGCTTCTACGAGAATTTCCGTGACAAGCGCTCGGAATACATCAAATGCGTGATGACGCCCTGA
- the glnA gene encoding type I glutamate--ammonia ligase encodes MATKTVAEVLDLIKSEEVAYVDVRFTDPKGKLQHVTLDVDLIDEDWFEEGFMFDGSSIAGWKSIDQSDMKLMADPSSAYIDPFYAEKTLCLHCNVAEPDTGEPYDRDPRSTAVKAEAYLKSTGIGDAFYCGPEAEFFIFDDVRYSVTPQKVSFQIDAHAAAWNTDAEYDSGNQAHRAGFKGGYFPVNPIDEGQDIRSEMLSTMKRMGIKVDKHHHEVATCQHELGMIFGGLVEQADNIQKYKYVIHNVAHAYGKSVTFMPKPMKGDNGSGMHVNMSIWKDGRPLFAGDRYADLSQEALWFIGGILKHAKALNAITNPSTNSYKRLIPGFEAPVLRAYSARNRSGAVRIPWTESPKAKRVEARFPDPSANPYLAFAALLMAGLDGIRGKIDPGPASDKDLYDLPPEELAEIPTVCGSLREALEELEKDMDFLLQGDVFTRDQLESYIRLKWEEVYAFEHTPHPIEYAMYYSC; translated from the coding sequence ATGGCCACAAAAACGGTCGCAGAGGTTCTCGACCTCATCAAGTCGGAAGAGGTCGCCTATGTGGACGTCCGCTTCACCGACCCCAAGGGCAAGCTGCAGCATGTCACGCTGGACGTGGACCTGATCGACGAGGACTGGTTCGAGGAAGGCTTCATGTTCGACGGCTCCTCCATCGCCGGGTGGAAGTCGATCGACCAGTCGGACATGAAGCTGATGGCCGATCCTTCCTCGGCCTATATCGACCCTTTCTACGCCGAAAAGACGCTGTGCCTGCATTGCAACGTGGCCGAGCCCGACACGGGCGAGCCTTATGACCGCGACCCGCGCAGCACCGCCGTCAAGGCCGAGGCCTATCTGAAATCGACCGGCATCGGCGATGCCTTCTACTGCGGTCCCGAGGCCGAGTTCTTCATCTTCGACGACGTGCGCTATTCGGTGACGCCGCAGAAGGTCAGCTTCCAGATCGACGCCCATGCCGCCGCTTGGAACACCGACGCTGAATACGACAGCGGCAACCAGGCGCATCGCGCGGGCTTCAAGGGCGGGTATTTCCCCGTGAATCCGATCGACGAGGGGCAGGACATCCGGTCCGAGATGCTGTCCACCATGAAGCGCATGGGCATCAAGGTAGACAAGCACCACCACGAGGTCGCCACCTGCCAGCACGAGCTGGGGATGATCTTCGGCGGGCTGGTGGAACAGGCCGACAACATCCAGAAATACAAATACGTGATCCACAACGTGGCCCACGCCTATGGCAAGAGCGTGACCTTCATGCCGAAGCCGATGAAGGGCGACAACGGCTCGGGCATGCACGTCAACATGTCGATCTGGAAGGACGGCCGCCCGCTGTTTGCCGGCGACCGCTATGCCGATCTGTCGCAGGAAGCCCTGTGGTTCATCGGTGGCATCCTGAAGCACGCGAAGGCGCTGAACGCGATCACCAACCCCTCGACCAACAGCTACAAGCGGCTGATTCCGGGCTTCGAGGCCCCGGTGCTGCGCGCCTATTCCGCCCGCAACCGCTCGGGGGCGGTCCGCATCCCGTGGACCGAGTCGCCGAAGGCCAAGCGCGTCGAGGCCCGCTTTCCCGATCCCTCCGCCAACCCCTATCTCGCCTTCGCGGCGCTGCTGATGGCGGGGCTGGACGGAATACGGGGCAAGATCGACCCCGGCCCGGCCTCGGACAAGGATCTCTATGACCTGCCGCCCGAGGAACTGGCCGAGATCCCAACCGTCTGCGGGTCCTTGCGCGAGGCGCTGGAGGAGCTGGAGAAGGACATGGACTTCCTGCTGCAGGGCGACGTCTTCACCCGCGACCAGCTGGAAAGCTACATCCGGCTCAAGTGGGAAGAGGTCTATGCCTTCGAGCATACTCCCCATCCCATCGAATACGCGATGTATTACAGCTGCTGA
- a CDS encoding P-II family nitrogen regulator, whose translation MKKVEAIIKPFKLDDVKEALQDAGVQGLSVTEVKGFGRQKGHTELYRGAEYVVDFLPKVKIEMVLPDDLVDAAIEAIIGAARTDKIGDGKIFVSPVEQAIRIRTGETGDDAV comes from the coding sequence ATGAAGAAGGTCGAAGCCATCATCAAGCCGTTCAAGCTGGACGACGTGAAGGAGGCGCTGCAGGACGCGGGCGTCCAGGGCTTGTCCGTCACCGAGGTCAAGGGCTTCGGCCGCCAGAAGGGCCATACCGAGCTTTACCGCGGCGCCGAATATGTCGTCGATTTCCTGCCCAAGGTGAAGATCGAGATGGTGCTGCCCGACGACCTGGTCGATGCCGCCATCGAGGCGATCATCGGCGCCGCCCGCACCGACAAGATCGGTGACGGCAAGATCTTCGTTTCCCCCGTCGAGCAGGCGATCCGCATCCGCACCGGGGAAACCGGCGACGACGCCGTCTGA
- a CDS encoding NAD(P)H-hydrate dehydratase, translating into MLIELGTNPEAGTELVPCRTIRAFEQEVFASGAATSAGLMEIAGAAVVAAIEQAWPELAPGGGRFPGSAVVLCGPGLNGGDGYIVARLLHEKGWSVDVIGLGDPARQPPEAAAARQRLIEAGGKVDDAPDPEGEFPGHMIGTSYDVAVDAILGSGARHPMPQGWYGNLYDFAENSDHLVCVDGHSALDLDSGAADSAEPAAELTVTFHRARPGHVLGQGPLLSGRVMVADLGLHNEWMRFSGPGSRRFNQYPLLWTRHLPPSAPALAKDAGQHKYDHGHALVLSGGASHAGAARLAARAALRVGAGLVTLGLPEGGVTPALPDALMRRVIAGPDDLTAALEDERIRALCLGPGLGLKRARALVEAALHHPRARHGLRLVLDADALTAFADDPQALFDLTRHREVVLTPHGGEFARLLPKSVDASRSLIGTIQEAARGVGCVLLHKGAATVVADGSGPPRVIGAWDVPWLATAGTGDVLAGIITGLLARGFPPIEAAATGAWLHAAAARRFGPGLIADDLPDQLPGVFRDLGL; encoded by the coding sequence ATGTTGATCGAACTTGGAACGAACCCGGAAGCTGGGACCGAACTTGTGCCCTGCCGCACCATCCGCGCCTTTGAACAGGAGGTCTTCGCCAGCGGCGCGGCGACCAGTGCCGGGCTGATGGAGATCGCGGGCGCTGCCGTGGTCGCCGCCATCGAGCAGGCATGGCCCGAGCTTGCGCCGGGGGGCGGGCGGTTTCCCGGCTCGGCCGTGGTCCTCTGCGGGCCGGGGCTGAACGGCGGCGACGGCTATATCGTCGCCCGGCTGCTGCACGAGAAGGGCTGGTCCGTGGACGTGATCGGCCTGGGCGATCCCGCGCGCCAGCCCCCCGAGGCCGCCGCCGCCCGCCAGAGGCTGATCGAGGCCGGGGGCAAGGTGGACGATGCGCCCGACCCGGAAGGCGAGTTCCCCGGCCATATGATCGGAACCTCCTACGATGTCGCGGTTGATGCGATCCTCGGCTCGGGCGCGCGCCATCCGATGCCGCAGGGCTGGTATGGCAACCTCTACGATTTCGCCGAGAACTCGGATCATCTGGTCTGCGTCGATGGCCACAGCGCGCTCGACCTCGACAGCGGCGCGGCCGATTCCGCCGAGCCGGCGGCGGAACTGACGGTCACGTTCCATCGCGCCCGTCCCGGCCATGTGCTGGGGCAAGGGCCGCTGCTGTCGGGCCGGGTGATGGTTGCCGATCTTGGGCTGCACAACGAATGGATGCGCTTCTCCGGTCCCGGCTCGCGCAGGTTCAACCAGTATCCCCTCTTGTGGACCCGCCATCTGCCGCCCTCTGCGCCCGCGCTCGCCAAGGACGCGGGGCAGCACAAATACGACCACGGCCATGCGCTGGTGCTGTCGGGCGGCGCCAGCCACGCCGGCGCGGCGCGGCTGGCCGCGCGGGCCGCTCTGCGCGTCGGCGCGGGGCTGGTGACGCTGGGGTTGCCGGAGGGCGGCGTGACTCCGGCCCTGCCCGACGCGCTGATGCGCCGGGTCATAGCGGGACCGGACGACTTGACCGCCGCGCTGGAGGATGAACGCATCCGCGCCCTCTGCCTCGGCCCGGGCCTTGGGCTGAAGCGTGCCCGCGCTCTGGTCGAGGCGGCGCTGCACCATCCCCGCGCGCGCCATGGGCTGAGGCTCGTGCTGGATGCCGACGCGCTCACCGCCTTTGCCGACGATCCACAGGCGCTGTTCGATCTGACCCGGCACCGCGAGGTCGTCTTGACCCCCCATGGCGGCGAGTTTGCCCGCCTGCTTCCCAAGAGCGTCGACGCAAGCCGCAGCCTCATCGGGACGATACAGGAGGCCGCGCGCGGGGTCGGATGCGTGCTCCTGCACAAGGGCGCGGCGACGGTCGTGGCGGACGGGTCCGGGCCGCCGCGCGTCATTGGCGCCTGGGACGTGCCTTGGCTTGCCACTGCGGGGACAGGCGACGTGCTTGCGGGCATCATCACCGGGCTGCTCGCCCGCGGCTTCCCGCCGATTGAGGCCGCGGCGACCGGCGCCTGGCTGCACGCCGCCGCCGCCCGCCGCTTCGGCCCCGGCCTGATCGCCGACGACCTGCCCGACCAGTTGCCGGGCGTGTTCCGCGATCTCGGGCTGTGA
- a CDS encoding glycosyltransferase: MRIVGLCRFSLVGRGDWRATRKMRAEEFGAIASERAAMLFAPRRLEARLATFEHLTLASLKGQTDPDFTFVVLASSLMPEFYQDRLEAVCAQVPQVVLRYFPVTSAEAAQDATFRELGIPYRDTLQFRLDDDDCLCADYVEVMRRHAAPLMDGPEVFAASLTGVMFSVLNGQRPVIHDWPVAFFSAGAAMRHPRRSIFRFGHYALPQRFPHLTLPRGMALVTHDGSNDTGAPNETRKKRRGMTEMSPSEIGAVRDRYFPFLTEAGMMVAGLTGALERAG; encoded by the coding sequence ATGAGGATCGTTGGTCTGTGCCGCTTTTCGCTGGTCGGACGGGGCGACTGGCGGGCCACCCGGAAGATGAGGGCGGAGGAGTTCGGGGCAATCGCCTCGGAACGCGCCGCGATGCTCTTCGCCCCCCGCCGGCTGGAAGCGCGGCTTGCCACCTTCGAGCATCTCACCCTTGCCTCGCTGAAGGGGCAGACGGACCCCGACTTCACCTTTGTCGTGCTTGCATCAAGCCTGATGCCCGAGTTCTACCAGGACCGGCTGGAAGCGGTCTGCGCGCAGGTGCCCCAGGTCGTGCTGCGCTATTTCCCCGTGACCAGTGCCGAGGCGGCCCAAGACGCGACCTTCCGGGAACTCGGCATTCCGTATCGCGACACCCTGCAGTTCCGGCTGGATGACGACGACTGCCTTTGCGCCGATTACGTCGAGGTGATGCGACGGCACGCGGCGCCCCTGATGGACGGCCCTGAGGTCTTCGCCGCAAGCCTGACAGGGGTGATGTTCTCGGTCCTGAACGGGCAAAGGCCGGTGATCCATGACTGGCCGGTGGCGTTCTTCAGCGCCGGCGCCGCCATGCGCCATCCCCGGCGCAGCATCTTCCGCTTTGGGCATTACGCGCTGCCGCAAAGGTTTCCGCATCTGACATTGCCGCGCGGGATGGCGCTTGTGACGCATGACGGCAGCAACGACACCGGCGCGCCGAACGAGACCCGGAAAAAGCGCCGCGGCATGACCGAGATGAGTCCATCCGAGATCGGGGCCGTGCGGGACAGGTATTTCCCGTTTCTGACCGAAGCGGGCATGATGGTGGCCGGACTGACCGGCGCGCTTGAAAGGGCTGGCTGA
- the tig gene encoding trigger factor, with amino-acid sequence MQVKETLNEGLKRGYQFTLPAADLAAEVDRQLAEAQPQIEMKGFRKGKVPMALLKKNYGPRVMGDAMQKSIDDAISAHMQENSVRPAMQPKIEMQNGEGWKDGDDVVVNVSYELLPEIPEVDLSAVELERLTVEPEEAAVTEALENLAKNAQDFEDRAEGEAAQPGDQVTIDFKGMVDGEAFEGGSAEGYPLVLGSGSFIPGFEDQLAGVKAGDSVNVNVTFPEDYGAPNLKGKDAVFETTIHAVKSPKAAEIDDELAKRFGAESLDALKTQIRERLSAEYQGASRALVKRALLDRMDELVSFELPESLVEAEAAQIAHQLWHEEHPEEQGHNHGSIEPTDEHKKLAERRVRLGLLLADVGQKAEINVSDQEMTQAVMRQARNFPGQERAFFEFIQQNEGARQQLRAPIFEDKVVDHIIAGAKVTDRSVSKEELEKALEALDEI; translated from the coding sequence ATGCAGGTCAAGGAAACCCTGAACGAAGGTCTCAAGCGCGGCTACCAGTTCACGCTGCCCGCCGCCGATCTGGCCGCCGAGGTCGATCGCCAGTTGGCCGAGGCGCAGCCCCAGATCGAGATGAAGGGCTTCCGCAAGGGCAAGGTGCCGATGGCGCTGCTGAAGAAGAACTACGGCCCGCGTGTCATGGGCGATGCGATGCAGAAATCCATCGACGACGCGATCAGCGCGCATATGCAGGAAAACAGCGTCCGCCCCGCCATGCAGCCGAAGATCGAGATGCAGAACGGCGAAGGCTGGAAGGACGGCGACGACGTGGTCGTCAACGTCTCCTACGAGCTGCTGCCCGAGATCCCGGAAGTGGACCTGTCGGCGGTCGAGCTTGAACGGCTGACGGTCGAGCCCGAGGAAGCGGCCGTGACCGAGGCGCTGGAGAACCTGGCAAAGAACGCCCAAGACTTCGAGGACCGCGCCGAGGGCGAGGCCGCGCAGCCGGGCGACCAGGTCACCATCGACTTCAAGGGCATGGTCGATGGTGAGGCATTCGAGGGCGGCAGCGCCGAGGGCTATCCGCTGGTGCTGGGCTCGGGGTCCTTCATCCCCGGCTTCGAGGACCAGTTGGCTGGCGTCAAGGCAGGCGACAGCGTGAACGTCAACGTCACCTTTCCCGAGGATTACGGCGCCCCGAATCTCAAGGGCAAGGACGCGGTCTTCGAGACCACCATCCACGCCGTCAAGTCGCCGAAGGCGGCCGAGATCGACGACGAACTGGCCAAGCGCTTCGGCGCGGAAAGCCTGGACGCGCTGAAGACCCAGATCCGCGAGCGTCTGTCGGCCGAATACCAGGGCGCAAGCCGTGCGCTGGTCAAGCGCGCCCTGCTGGACCGCATGGACGAGCTGGTCAGCTTCGAGTTGCCCGAATCGCTGGTCGAGGCCGAGGCCGCGCAGATCGCCCACCAGCTCTGGCACGAGGAACACCCGGAAGAGCAGGGCCACAACCACGGCTCCATCGAGCCGACGGACGAGCACAAGAAGCTGGCCGAGCGCCGCGTGCGTCTGGGCCTGCTGCTGGCCGATGTGGGGCAGAAGGCCGAGATCAACGTCTCGGACCAGGAAATGACCCAAGCGGTCATGCGCCAGGCCCGGAACTTCCCCGGACAGGAACGCGCCTTCTTCGAGTTCATCCAGCAGAACGAGGGCGCCCGCCAGCAGCTTCGCGCCCCGATCTTCGAAGACAAGGTGGTGGATCACATCATCGCCGGCGCCAAGGTGACGGACCGTTCCGTTTCCAAGGAGGAACTGGAAAAGGCGCTCGAGGCGCTGGACGAGATCTGA
- a CDS encoding YihY/virulence factor BrkB family protein has protein sequence MTDPKPDVFAALFDPLPEGWRERKGLPPEPGGSKQDRPEKPGHGKESAAAAAKTEKANEAPPPRRPGAPESPWQLSRQSWVKIGKRVVTEFTADRVTSVAGGVTFFALLALFPAITALVSIYGMLADPATIADNLSMLDRILPESALELISGQVIAIASAPTTSLSIAGIIAILIALWSANGGMKALIEALNIAWFETEKRGFIKLNLVSLALTLSAIVGVILMIALVAVLPVLLNTVLAGSGVETWLNWLRWPILAGMLILGLAVIYRFGPSKEDPQWQWISPGAAVAALGLLIASILFSWYTANFANYNETYGSLGAAVAMMMWLWIAAIVVLTGAEVNSEVERQIKIENGVEPKDEDDMDRR, from the coding sequence ATGACCGATCCGAAACCCGATGTCTTCGCAGCCTTGTTCGACCCGCTTCCCGAAGGCTGGCGCGAACGCAAGGGGTTGCCGCCCGAACCCGGAGGGTCGAAGCAGGACAGGCCGGAAAAGCCGGGCCACGGGAAGGAGTCCGCAGCCGCGGCTGCCAAGACCGAAAAGGCAAACGAGGCGCCGCCGCCCCGGCGTCCCGGCGCCCCGGAATCGCCCTGGCAGTTGAGCCGGCAAAGCTGGGTCAAGATCGGCAAGCGCGTCGTCACTGAATTCACCGCCGACCGCGTCACCTCGGTCGCGGGCGGCGTCACCTTCTTTGCGCTGCTGGCGCTGTTTCCCGCGATCACGGCGCTGGTGTCGATCTACGGGATGCTCGCCGATCCGGCGACCATCGCCGACAACCTGTCGATGCTGGATCGCATCCTGCCGGAAAGCGCGCTGGAACTGATCTCGGGACAGGTGATCGCCATCGCGTCGGCCCCCACTACATCGCTGTCCATCGCCGGGATCATCGCGATCCTGATTGCCCTGTGGTCCGCCAATGGCGGCATGAAGGCGCTGATCGAGGCGCTGAACATCGCTTGGTTCGAGACCGAGAAGCGCGGCTTCATCAAGCTGAACCTGGTGTCGCTGGCGCTGACCCTCAGCGCGATCGTGGGCGTCATCCTGATGATCGCACTGGTCGCGGTGCTGCCGGTGCTGCTGAACACCGTCCTTGCCGGCAGCGGCGTCGAGACATGGCTGAACTGGCTGCGCTGGCCGATCCTTGCCGGGATGCTGATCCTGGGGCTGGCGGTGATCTACCGCTTCGGCCCCAGCAAGGAAGACCCCCAGTGGCAATGGATTTCCCCCGGCGCGGCCGTGGCGGCGCTGGGGCTGCTGATCGCCTCGATCCTGTTTTCCTGGTACACGGCGAATTTCGCCAACTACAACGAGACTTACGGCTCGCTGGGGGCGGCGGTCGCGATGATGATGTGGCTGTGGATCGCCGCCATCGTGGTCCTCACCGGGGCCGAGGTGAATTCCGAGGTCGAGCGGCAGATCAAGATCGAGAACGGAGTCGAGCCCAAGGACGAGGACGACATGGACCGCAGATGA
- the rplI gene encoding 50S ribosomal protein L9 yields MQVILLERVAKLGQMGEVVRVKEGFARNYLLPQGKAMRASDANIAAFEVRKAELASRNDETRAEAQRIAEKLDGASFVVIRSASDAGALYGSVTPRDIAEAAAADGFQVERRQIVLAEPIKDLGLHDVTVHLHPEVEAKITLNVARSPEEAELQATGRSIQDLAAEEDAAAEFEIAELFDDIGSAGRDEDDAPRG; encoded by the coding sequence ATGCAAGTCATTCTTCTGGAACGCGTGGCCAAGCTGGGCCAAATGGGCGAGGTGGTGCGGGTCAAGGAAGGCTTCGCCCGCAATTATCTGCTGCCGCAGGGCAAGGCGATGCGCGCGTCCGACGCCAACATCGCTGCCTTTGAAGTCCGCAAGGCCGAACTGGCCAGCCGCAACGACGAGACCCGCGCGGAAGCGCAGCGCATCGCCGAAAAGCTGGACGGGGCGAGTTTTGTCGTCATCCGTTCGGCCTCGGACGCCGGCGCTCTCTATGGCTCGGTCACGCCGCGTGACATCGCCGAGGCAGCCGCCGCCGATGGGTTCCAGGTCGAGCGCCGCCAGATCGTTCTGGCCGAGCCGATCAAGGATCTGGGCCTGCACGACGTGACGGTCCACCTGCACCCCGAGGTCGAGGCGAAGATCACCCTGAACGTCGCCCGCTCGCCCGAAGAGGCCGAGCTGCAGGCGACGGGCCGCTCGATCCAGGATCTGGCCGCCGAGGAAGACGCCGCCGCCGAATTCGAGATCGCCGAACTGTTCGACGACATCGGCTCGGCCGGCCGCGACGAGGACGACGCCCCCCGCGGCTGA